In Pirellula sp. SH-Sr6A, the DNA window ATTGACACTGAATGCGTGCTGACCAAGCTTGATCACACGATTGCCATCGGTGAGGAGCTCTCGCCGATCTCGCTGCTGCCGCAGCGCATCGTCTCCAATCGATTTGAGACGGGACAACACGTCGTCTTGGCGTACCGAATCGCCAAGCTTCTGTAACTGCTCCGTGATCCCTCTCACCTTTTCGACCATCATGTCGGAGGCGAAGTAGGCTCGCAACGCATTGGGCTCTTCGATTCGATTCGCCTTGGCTGCAATACCAGCCAGCAATCGATCGGCCGCGAGCACCAGAGAATTGGCTCGCTGCGTTCGCGCTTCGACGAGCTGTACACGTCTTGCTTCGAAGGCATCGGCTATCACCTGCCGCTTCTCCGTGAGCCTCAACAGCAAATCGTCGGATTCGGCATAGCGACCTTCCAGTTCCTCGACTTGAACGAGGAGCCGCGTCAATGCAGTGTCTACCTTGTCCGGCTCGTCGGCGCTCTCCAAAGCACCCGCCATGGATTGATCGAGAAGCTTCGATTGCGATGCGTAATCGGATTCCAGCTCTCGATGGATCACTTCACGTAATTGGGCTCGCAGCAGGGACCGTTCCCGATTGAGTTCCGCTAAGACATTCGCAATGCGATCAACGATCTCCGTCCGTTGGGTGGTGTCCTCGATCTTCAATTGGGACACGGTTTCAATGAGCAACTCGAGCGACCCACCTACCGTTTGAAAACTCGCTTCGACTTTCCTTCCTTCCGCCGCCGATCTGGCCTGCGTGCCGTGTTCTCGGAACTCCCCAATGCGAGTCTGATAAACCTTTAAAGATTCAGGATGAAGCAAATGTTGGACGCATCGACTTCCCAACCGTTCGGTAAACTCGATCAACTCCTTTTCCAAGGCCTCGACCGCGGCCAGATCGATGTATCGCAACTCCTTCAACTGAACGACATTCCCACGCTGCGCGCGAACGCTCGCTAGCCCTTCGACGAACTGCTCGATCTGATCGAACTTCTGTCGATCTACTTTTTTGATCAGCTCCGACGCTTCGTGCTGAGCGTCTGCCAGCGCCTTTTCCGATTGCTGCCGAACTCGAACGACTTTGTCGAATTCGTTGACCGCCGACTCCGCTGCCTCGCGGATCAAGCGGATGGGCTTGGCCAACTCTCCCGCCTCGGGATTGTCGAGCCAAAAATACGTGTCGAGCGTTTCGGTCGCGCGCTTTACCAGATCGGAATAAAGTCCCAAATACGAGTCATCCCGATCGATGAGATTGAGTATCTCTTGGCACTCGGACATTCCTCGCACTAAGTCTTGATTGCCGATCTTGAACAACAAGGAGTCCGTTTGGACCATCGGGCGATAGTCGGGACTGGTGAAAGGAGTTTGCCAGACTTGAATGGCGTGATGCTTTTGAGCTTGTTCGTCCGCCCGCATGCTCAGCATCAATCCGTCCGCCAAGAACGCTTGCCCATGGCATACGAGCGGCGTGTCGACCGTTTGTCGGATGAGGTTGTAGCGGAGTTGCAGGTAAGTCCCCGATTCCGCATGGGTGAACACGTATAGGAAATCTTCCCCGTTGGGAGAACGTCGCAGGCCATCGTACGCGAGGGAAGAAAGCCCGTGTTCAATGACTTTGTAGTCCCCCGACTGAAGCACAAAGCCATTGGGCATGATGATCCCGTGATCATCGGGGAGAAGGATGCAGGCGTTACCGATCCCATCCATCCGCTTCGCTTCCGATCGCTTGACGCTGAAAACGAAATGGCGGTAATCCTTTTCCTGATAGGGCCGGATCTTGAGAAGGATCAAATCGTCGAGGATGGCATAAAGCGTTTCCGCGTCGTCCAGCGTTTGGTCAGGACTATCCACCGGCTCGCGATAGATGCCGAGCCCGTCCTCCGTGCTGTCTTCAATCTTGATGGTCAAATCGCCGTGAATGCACTCCACGAACAGCTTGTCCTCGATGGAGATGTGCGGATGTTTACCGGGTCGATGATTCTCGCGCGTCGTCCGCTTCCAAGGGAAACTGGTTTGCGGGATCGGACGGATCTCCCCTTCGCTCCGATTGTCGACGTAATGGATGGCGTCCTTTTCAATCGCCCACTTAAAGGCTTTGAAGCTGGCGATCGTCTTCCCTGTCTGAAACACCATATAAAGGTTGGGGCCGTTCAACCAAAAGCGTAGAAAGCTCGCATTCTTGTAATAGCGAACCAGCTCGGCAAAGTCGCGATGAAAGCGGTTGTCGTCGAACGGCCCCAGCGAAGTCGACGTCGCATGCTGCCCGTCGAAACGGTAGATGGAGAAGATGTCCGATGCCGCAATCTCCGTCTTCAAACCGAACTGCACGTTGCTCCCGAGCAAAATCAGGTCTTGGAAGGCAAAGAGATCGCGAGGAACGCAGTTGTGCTCCGTCGTCACATGAATCGTGGACAGGAGCTTCGTTTCCAAGTTCCCGAAGACGGCCGATCGCTCTTCGTGAAGCTTTCCGAGCCGGCCTCGCAAGTCCGCCGCCCCCTCGCGCAAGCGGTTTCGGAGGACCTCGTACGTTCCTTGGGCAAGTTGCGAGTCTGGCATGTCTAAAACCGGGCAAAGCGAATCGTTGAGAAGACGGGATCTATCCTAACCACGGACCGATCCACCCGTGAGGAAAAACCGTCTTTGCTCCGGCCCATTTTCCGCTGACACTAGGCGAACGGATTGACCTAATCCGGGACGACTTCCACGAAAACGTCGTCTCCCTCCACCAGGACCGGGTAAACCTGCGATTTGATCTTCGGATTTTCGATCCAGCCCCCATCCTTGAGGGAGAACTGCCAGCCATGCCAGGGACACGCGACGGTGCCACGCTGCAGGCATCCGCCCGCCAACGACGCCCCCATATGCGGGCAAAAATCGTCCATCGCGTAAAACTCTCCTTCATAATGAAAGACCGCGATCATCCGCTCCGCAATGGGAAAGGCGCGCCCTTCGTTCTCAGGAATTTCGGTCGTCTTGGCAACAAAGAAGCGCTGGGGACTAGTCACGCTTAAGGAGCTCCGTTCGAAGGAAGTTCAATCCAGTTTTGGCAAGACGATGGTAAAGGACATCGGGATGGGCGCCGAGGGTGATTTGCGTCGTGAGGGTCTTTCGATCTCGCCGGGCCAAGACCATGGTGAAGTCGGACGACGGTAGCGTGGTCGATGTGATGACATCCGCCAAGGGTGGATACGTTGCCGCGAGGAGACATAGATCCAGCTGCTCGGAATGCAACATCTCCTCGGCAATCGATTGGAGCGAAGCCTCTCGCTCCAATCCCGTTTCCCCATGCGGTGGCAACTCAGGTGGCAACTGAGGATACCATCGGGCAGCCACCAATCCGAACTCTGGATCGGTTGTCTGATGTTTGCTCAACGCAGGTGCTATCCAAACCCCTGCACCGTACTCGATGACCCCAAGCTTCAATCGATGGTCATCCAACATCTTCGCAACCGCCTCATCCAAATCCCCGCTTCCACTGCCGAACACGAGCGCACCGAGCTTCTCACGGATGATCGACTCGGTCGGTGCGATCCGCTCCCGGAACACTTCTTCGCTCTCACAGCAAGCCGCAATGCGCAGCGTGATCGTCGCCTTTGATACCGTGATCCCCACCACCGGATCGCGGTCTCGCGCGATCAAGTCGGGAATCATCTTTTCAACATCGCTCTCCCCGATTCCGAATAACTTGAGCTCCCGATAATACCATCTCGTTTTTCCAGCTCCGAGCTCGCGGACCAAGAGCGGGTCAATCGTCTCCTGAAACATTTGCTTCATTTCGGCCGGAACACCCGGCAACGCGAAAATGCGACTCGAATGGTTCCCATCGGATACGACGATATCGATGCCCGGTGCGGTGCCGTGTGGATTCGGAATGATGCGTGCCCCCTCCGGAAACATCGCTTGCACCCGGTTGCGCTCCGGCATCGGCCTATTGCGCGTCGCGAATAGCTTTTCGATGTGATCGAGAGCTTCCTGTCGCAGCGCGAGCGGACGTTGAAACGCGTCCGCGATGGCTTCCCGTGTCAAGTCGTCGGCAGTAGGTCCTAAACCACCTGTCGAGATCACAATGTCCGCGCGAGCGGCCGCGTTTCGAAACACCGCGATATTGTCAGAATGGCAATCGCCTACGGTGGTATGGAAAGCCGTTTGAATACCAAACGCACCCAGCTGTTGACTCAGCCACTGACTATTGGTGTCCAAGCGATTTCCACTCGTTAGCTCATCCCCAATCGAAATGATCTCAGCTCTCAACGCCATGACTCCTTGAATTAGGCCGTCCCCAGCCCAAGGGGATTGCGACTCACCCGGGATTTGAGCCTTAGTATCCAGGGTGAGCAAGCCCATCGCGCCAGGCCGGGTCACGCCCCAGCCGGGAAATTCCACAGATTCGCCACGAACCGACTCGATTCGAAAGGGTCCAACAGAGAATTCACCCCCGATTCCCTGGTCCGATTGGATATAATGAATTCGATGCTCCCTGCGATCGGGATCCAGGCATCAGCACGTCAACGGTTCTCCTTGT includes these proteins:
- a CDS encoding Rieske (2Fe-2S) protein produces the protein MTSPQRFFVAKTTEIPENEGRAFPIAERMIAVFHYEGEFYAMDDFCPHMGASLAGGCLQRGTVACPWHGWQFSLKDGGWIENPKIKSQVYPVLVEGDDVFVEVVPD
- a CDS encoding competence/damage-inducible protein A, which gives rise to MGLLTLDTKAQIPGESQSPWAGDGLIQGVMALRAEIISIGDELTSGNRLDTNSQWLSQQLGAFGIQTAFHTTVGDCHSDNIAVFRNAAARADIVISTGGLGPTADDLTREAIADAFQRPLALRQEALDHIEKLFATRNRPMPERNRVQAMFPEGARIIPNPHGTAPGIDIVVSDGNHSSRIFALPGVPAEMKQMFQETIDPLLVRELGAGKTRWYYRELKLFGIGESDVEKMIPDLIARDRDPVVGITVSKATITLRIAACCESEEVFRERIAPTESIIREKLGALVFGSGSGDLDEAVAKMLDDHRLKLGVIEYGAGVWIAPALSKHQTTDPEFGLVAARWYPQLPPELPPHGETGLEREASLQSIAEEMLHSEQLDLCLLAATYPPLADVITSTTLPSSDFTMVLARRDRKTLTTQITLGAHPDVLYHRLAKTGLNFLRTELLKRD